A single window of Gossypium hirsutum isolate 1008001.06 chromosome A10, Gossypium_hirsutum_v2.1, whole genome shotgun sequence DNA harbors:
- the LOC107897543 gene encoding inactive beta-amylase 9, protein MEVSVIRSSSQAKISKTELGCRDLRFCFGKSNDKNKIFSRKPNSVCFESQISRFRKAGLRFTLKAVHSDPVLESKSPATFKSLDRLRLFVGLPLDAVSDGNSVNHARAIGAGLKALKLLGVEGVELPVWWGVVENEMGKYDWSGYLAVAEMVQKAGLKLHVSLCFHASSQPRILLPKWVTKIGESQSSIFFADRSGQHYQQCLSLAVDNLAVLDGKTPIQVYQGFCESFKTTFSPFMGSTITGISMGLGPDGELRYPSHHKPAKSGTITGGGEFQCYDTNMLNLLKQYAEANGNPLWGLGGPHDAPTYDQAPNSNSFFKDHGGSWESPYGDFFLSWYSSELVSHGNRLLSLASSIFGDTEVNVYGKVPLMHLWYKTRAHPSELTAGFYNTASRNGYEAVAEMFARNSCKINLPGMDLSDEHQPHDALSSPESLLAQIRTTCNKHRVEVAGQNLAPGAPGGIEQIKKNMLGENKIDLFTYQRMGAHFFSPEHFPSFTEFVRSLSQPELHPDDLPSDEAEATESVQTSSDPNIHLQTA, encoded by the exons ATGGAGGTCTCGGTAATTAGGAGTTCTTCACAGGCAAAGATCTCTAAAACAGAATTAGGATGCAGGGATTTAAGGTTTTGTTTTGGGAAAAGTaatgataaaaacaaaatattttctcGGAAACCAAAcagtgtttgctttgaaagccAAATTTCGAGGTTTAGAAAAGCTGGGCTCAGATTTACGTTGAAAGCTGTCCACTCTGATCCCGTTCTTGAATCCAAGTCTCCTGCAACTTTCAAATCT cttgaTAGGCTAAGATTATTTGTTGGTCTGCCTCTAGATGCGGTTTCCGATGGCAATTCGGTAAACCATGCCCGGGCAATTGGGGCGGGACTGAAAGCTTTGAAACTTTTGGGTGTGGAAGGTGTTGAATTGCCTGTCTGGTGGGGAGTGGTCGAAAATGAGATGGGGAAGTATGACTGGTCAGGCTATCTTGCTGTTGCTGAGATGGTTCAGAAAGCAGGTCTGAAGCTTCACGTATCGCTCTGCTTCCACGCTTCGAGTCAACCGAGAATTCTGCTTCCCAAGTGGGTAACGAAGATTGGCGAATCCCAATCAAGTATCTTCTTTGCGGATCGTTCAGGACAGCATTATCAGCAATGTCTATCACTGGCTGTCGATAATCTTGCTGTTCTTGATGGAAAGACTCCGATTCAAGTCTACCAGGGCTTTTGCGAGAGCTTTAAGACCACATTCTCACCTTTCATGGGTTCTACCATCACC GGCATTTCAATGGGTCTCGGACCAGATGGTGAGCTCCGGTATCCCTCACACCACAAGCCTGCCAAGAGTGGCACGATTACTGGAGGCGGGGAGTTCCAATGTTATGACACAAACATGCTTAACCTTCTTAAGCAATATGCTGAAGCGAATGGAAACCCATTATGGGGTCTAGGTGGTCCACATGATGCCCCTACTTATGATCAGGCACCGAACTCAAATAGTTTCTTCAAGGATCACGGTGGGTCGTGGGAAAGTCCTTATGGTGACTTCTTCCTTTCCTGGTACTCAAGCGAGCTTGTATCTCACGGCAATCGTCTCCTCTCTCTTGCCTCATCCATTTTTGGTGATACTGAAGTCAATGTTTATGGGAAAGTCCCGTTGATGCACTTGTGGTACAAAACCCGGGCACACCCTTCTGAACTGACTGCCGGCTTCTATAACACGGCCTCAAGAAATGGCTATGAAGCAGTTGCAGAGATGTTTGCAAGGAATTCATGCAAAATCAACTTGCCTGGAATGGACCTGTCAGATGAGCACCAGCCACACGATGCTCTTTCTAGCCCTGAATCATTACTTGCACAAATCCGAACAACGTGCAACAAGCACCGGGTTGAGGTTGCCGGGCAGAACCTGGCCCCTGGAGCTCCTGGTGGTATAGAGCAGATTAAGAAAAATATGTTGGGTGAGAATAAAATAGACTTGTTCACTTATCAGAGGATGGGAGCTCATTTCTTCTCGCCGGAGCATTTTCCTTCATTCACTGAGTTTGTCCGAAGCCTGAGTCAACCTGAATTACATCCAGACGATTTACCCTCGGATGAGGCAGAAGCTACTGAATCTGTACAAACGAGTTCGGATCCAAACATCCACTTGCAGACAGCTTAG
- the LOC107897544 gene encoding tubby-like F-box protein 3 isoform X1, giving the protein MAIKCIARLRSRRVVQDQLQTPNEVEAEGGCCWANLPQELLWEVLLRIEESESIWPQRKYVVACAGVCRCWRFIIQQIVKLPQLSGKLTFPISVKQPGPKDSLLQCFIKRNRSTQTYYLYLGLTNSALSDGGKFLLAARKCRRPTCTDYIISLLAEDFSKGTNTYAGRLRSNFLGTKFTVFDGQSPQAGAKMGKSRSSRLANLRQVSPSSNYPMAHISYELNMLGSRGPRRMQCNMNTIPATSIAPGGLDPTTQAELNPYQSTPTSFLSKSASMENSVSDQKNGGLVLINKAPRWHEQLQCWCLNFHGRVTIASVKNFQLVASPENGPAGPEHEKIILQFGKVGKDLFTMDYRYPISVFQAFAICLSSFETRIACE; this is encoded by the exons ATGGCGATAAAGTGCATTGCCAGGTTAAGGTCACGCCGGGTGGTTCAAGACCAACTGCAAACTCCCAATGAAGTGGAGGCTGAGGGTGGCTGCTGTTGGGCTAACCTGCCTCAAGAATTATTATGGGAAGTTCTTTTAAGGATTGAAGAATCCGAAAGTATTTGGCCTCAAAGGAAATATGTGGTGGCTTGTGCTGGTGTTTGCAGGTGTTGGAGGTTTATTATTCAACAGATTGTTAAACTTCCTCAACTTTCTGGGAAATTGACTTTCCCCATCTCTGTTAAACAG CCTGGTCCAAAGGATTCTCTCCTACAGTGCTTCATAAAGAGAAACCGATCTACCCAAACATATTACCTTTACCTTGGTTTAACTAATT CAGCGCTATCCGATGGCGGGAAGTTCCTTCTTGCTGCTCGCAAGTGTAGACGTCCGACCTGCACAGATTATATCATCTCTTTACTGGCCGAGGATTTCTCGAAGGGGACAAATACTTATGCTGGGAGATTAAG ATCAAATTTTTTAGGGACCAAGTTCACTGTCTTTGATGGACAGTCTCCTCAAGCTGGTGCAAAGATGGGTAAAAGTAGGTCCTCTAGGCTAGCAAATTTGAGACAAGTTTCACCTTCTAGCAACTACCCCATGGCTCACATTTCATATGAATTGAATATGTTAGGTTCAAG GGGCCCAAGGAGAATGCAGTGTAATATGAACACCATCCCAGCAACTTCAATAGCACCAGGAGGATTAGACCCCACCACCCAAGCTGAGTTGAACCCATATCAATCAACCCCAACTAGCTTTCTTTCGAAATCAGCTAGCATGGAGAATTCTGTATCTGATCAAAAGAATGGTGGACTAGTGTTGATAAATAAGGCTCCAAGGTGGCATGAGCAACTCCAGTGTTGGTGCTTGAACTTCCATGGACGAGTCACGATTGCTTCAGTGAAAAACTTTCAATTGGTGGCTTCACCAGAGAACGGACCGGCAGGGCCAGAACATGAGAAGATCATCCTCCAATTTGGTAAAGTGGGGAAGGATTTATTTACCATGGATTATCGGTATCCGATCTCGGTATTCCAAGCCTTTGCTATCTGCCTCAGCAGCTTTGAGACTAGAATTGCTTGTGAATAA
- the LOC107897544 gene encoding tubby-like F-box protein 3 isoform X2: MAIKCIARLRSRRVVQDQLQTPNEVEAEGGCCWANLPQELLWEVLLRIEESESIWPQRKYVVACAGVCRCWRFIIQQIVKLPQLSGKLTFPISVKQPGPKDSLLQCFIKRNRSTQTYYLYLGLTNSLSDGGKFLLAARKCRRPTCTDYIISLLAEDFSKGTNTYAGRLRSNFLGTKFTVFDGQSPQAGAKMGKSRSSRLANLRQVSPSSNYPMAHISYELNMLGSRGPRRMQCNMNTIPATSIAPGGLDPTTQAELNPYQSTPTSFLSKSASMENSVSDQKNGGLVLINKAPRWHEQLQCWCLNFHGRVTIASVKNFQLVASPENGPAGPEHEKIILQFGKVGKDLFTMDYRYPISVFQAFAICLSSFETRIACE; encoded by the exons ATGGCGATAAAGTGCATTGCCAGGTTAAGGTCACGCCGGGTGGTTCAAGACCAACTGCAAACTCCCAATGAAGTGGAGGCTGAGGGTGGCTGCTGTTGGGCTAACCTGCCTCAAGAATTATTATGGGAAGTTCTTTTAAGGATTGAAGAATCCGAAAGTATTTGGCCTCAAAGGAAATATGTGGTGGCTTGTGCTGGTGTTTGCAGGTGTTGGAGGTTTATTATTCAACAGATTGTTAAACTTCCTCAACTTTCTGGGAAATTGACTTTCCCCATCTCTGTTAAACAG CCTGGTCCAAAGGATTCTCTCCTACAGTGCTTCATAAAGAGAAACCGATCTACCCAAACATATTACCTTTACCTTGGTTTAACTAATT CGCTATCCGATGGCGGGAAGTTCCTTCTTGCTGCTCGCAAGTGTAGACGTCCGACCTGCACAGATTATATCATCTCTTTACTGGCCGAGGATTTCTCGAAGGGGACAAATACTTATGCTGGGAGATTAAG ATCAAATTTTTTAGGGACCAAGTTCACTGTCTTTGATGGACAGTCTCCTCAAGCTGGTGCAAAGATGGGTAAAAGTAGGTCCTCTAGGCTAGCAAATTTGAGACAAGTTTCACCTTCTAGCAACTACCCCATGGCTCACATTTCATATGAATTGAATATGTTAGGTTCAAG GGGCCCAAGGAGAATGCAGTGTAATATGAACACCATCCCAGCAACTTCAATAGCACCAGGAGGATTAGACCCCACCACCCAAGCTGAGTTGAACCCATATCAATCAACCCCAACTAGCTTTCTTTCGAAATCAGCTAGCATGGAGAATTCTGTATCTGATCAAAAGAATGGTGGACTAGTGTTGATAAATAAGGCTCCAAGGTGGCATGAGCAACTCCAGTGTTGGTGCTTGAACTTCCATGGACGAGTCACGATTGCTTCAGTGAAAAACTTTCAATTGGTGGCTTCACCAGAGAACGGACCGGCAGGGCCAGAACATGAGAAGATCATCCTCCAATTTGGTAAAGTGGGGAAGGATTTATTTACCATGGATTATCGGTATCCGATCTCGGTATTCCAAGCCTTTGCTATCTGCCTCAGCAGCTTTGAGACTAGAATTGCTTGTGAATAA
- the LOC107897544 gene encoding tubby-like F-box protein 3 isoform X4 has protein sequence MPPKPCQPGPKDSLLQCFIKRNRSTQTYYLYLGLTNSLSDGGKFLLAARKCRRPTCTDYIISLLAEDFSKGTNTYAGRLRSNFLGTKFTVFDGQSPQAGAKMGKSRSSRLANLRQVSPSSNYPMAHISYELNMLGSRGPRRMQCNMNTIPATSIAPGGLDPTTQAELNPYQSTPTSFLSKSASMENSVSDQKNGGLVLINKAPRWHEQLQCWCLNFHGRVTIASVKNFQLVASPENGPAGPEHEKIILQFGKVGKDLFTMDYRYPISVFQAFAICLSSFETRIACE, from the exons ATGCCCCCGAAACCGTGTCAA CCTGGTCCAAAGGATTCTCTCCTACAGTGCTTCATAAAGAGAAACCGATCTACCCAAACATATTACCTTTACCTTGGTTTAACTAATT CGCTATCCGATGGCGGGAAGTTCCTTCTTGCTGCTCGCAAGTGTAGACGTCCGACCTGCACAGATTATATCATCTCTTTACTGGCCGAGGATTTCTCGAAGGGGACAAATACTTATGCTGGGAGATTAAG ATCAAATTTTTTAGGGACCAAGTTCACTGTCTTTGATGGACAGTCTCCTCAAGCTGGTGCAAAGATGGGTAAAAGTAGGTCCTCTAGGCTAGCAAATTTGAGACAAGTTTCACCTTCTAGCAACTACCCCATGGCTCACATTTCATATGAATTGAATATGTTAGGTTCAAG GGGCCCAAGGAGAATGCAGTGTAATATGAACACCATCCCAGCAACTTCAATAGCACCAGGAGGATTAGACCCCACCACCCAAGCTGAGTTGAACCCATATCAATCAACCCCAACTAGCTTTCTTTCGAAATCAGCTAGCATGGAGAATTCTGTATCTGATCAAAAGAATGGTGGACTAGTGTTGATAAATAAGGCTCCAAGGTGGCATGAGCAACTCCAGTGTTGGTGCTTGAACTTCCATGGACGAGTCACGATTGCTTCAGTGAAAAACTTTCAATTGGTGGCTTCACCAGAGAACGGACCGGCAGGGCCAGAACATGAGAAGATCATCCTCCAATTTGGTAAAGTGGGGAAGGATTTATTTACCATGGATTATCGGTATCCGATCTCGGTATTCCAAGCCTTTGCTATCTGCCTCAGCAGCTTTGAGACTAGAATTGCTTGTGAATAA
- the LOC107897544 gene encoding tubby-like F-box protein 3 isoform X3, whose translation MPPKPCQPGPKDSLLQCFIKRNRSTQTYYLYLGLTNSALSDGGKFLLAARKCRRPTCTDYIISLLAEDFSKGTNTYAGRLRSNFLGTKFTVFDGQSPQAGAKMGKSRSSRLANLRQVSPSSNYPMAHISYELNMLGSRGPRRMQCNMNTIPATSIAPGGLDPTTQAELNPYQSTPTSFLSKSASMENSVSDQKNGGLVLINKAPRWHEQLQCWCLNFHGRVTIASVKNFQLVASPENGPAGPEHEKIILQFGKVGKDLFTMDYRYPISVFQAFAICLSSFETRIACE comes from the exons ATGCCCCCGAAACCGTGTCAA CCTGGTCCAAAGGATTCTCTCCTACAGTGCTTCATAAAGAGAAACCGATCTACCCAAACATATTACCTTTACCTTGGTTTAACTAATT CAGCGCTATCCGATGGCGGGAAGTTCCTTCTTGCTGCTCGCAAGTGTAGACGTCCGACCTGCACAGATTATATCATCTCTTTACTGGCCGAGGATTTCTCGAAGGGGACAAATACTTATGCTGGGAGATTAAG ATCAAATTTTTTAGGGACCAAGTTCACTGTCTTTGATGGACAGTCTCCTCAAGCTGGTGCAAAGATGGGTAAAAGTAGGTCCTCTAGGCTAGCAAATTTGAGACAAGTTTCACCTTCTAGCAACTACCCCATGGCTCACATTTCATATGAATTGAATATGTTAGGTTCAAG GGGCCCAAGGAGAATGCAGTGTAATATGAACACCATCCCAGCAACTTCAATAGCACCAGGAGGATTAGACCCCACCACCCAAGCTGAGTTGAACCCATATCAATCAACCCCAACTAGCTTTCTTTCGAAATCAGCTAGCATGGAGAATTCTGTATCTGATCAAAAGAATGGTGGACTAGTGTTGATAAATAAGGCTCCAAGGTGGCATGAGCAACTCCAGTGTTGGTGCTTGAACTTCCATGGACGAGTCACGATTGCTTCAGTGAAAAACTTTCAATTGGTGGCTTCACCAGAGAACGGACCGGCAGGGCCAGAACATGAGAAGATCATCCTCCAATTTGGTAAAGTGGGGAAGGATTTATTTACCATGGATTATCGGTATCCGATCTCGGTATTCCAAGCCTTTGCTATCTGCCTCAGCAGCTTTGAGACTAGAATTGCTTGTGAATAA